Proteins from a genomic interval of Lolium perenne isolate Kyuss_39 chromosome 1, Kyuss_2.0, whole genome shotgun sequence:
- the LOC127329153 gene encoding uncharacterized protein — protein MGEVAGADDRAPVVVCKGKRSKRLRVNAAPPSPAVVTPVASAEVDDESSSSAAGDGWLSPGGDQEEEAASVCVNEEDEDMARCLMLLARGGTGPSSSSPVVVAADSTAKEAKFRSRRAAGADGEFVYECKTCGKCFPSFQALGGHRTSHKKPRLLLPPTTPLSSPPTDEKKRPSTASPAAHATADPTVLVIPVPATPPKHEVATATAVTSGGSRQQQRSRLHECTICGAEFGSGQALGGHMRRHRPLVPASSTTDDVGTVEVIGGKERSLLELDLNMPAPCDDAPAETTSAFPFPVNDRSAAAILFPAPASTLVDCHY, from the coding sequence atgggggaggtggccggcgccGACGACCGTGCGCCCGTCGTCGTTTGCAAGGGCAAGCGTAGCAAGCGGCTGCGCGTGAACGCGGCCCCGCCATCTCCCGCGGTGGTCACGCCGGTGGCCAGTGCCGAGGTCGATGACGAGTCGTCGAGTTCTGCCGCGGGCGACGGGTGGTTGTCCCCGGGCggcgaccaggaggaggaggcggcgtcgGTGTGCGtcaacgaggaggatgaggacatggCGCGCTGCCTCATGCTGCTCGCCCGCGGCGGCACAggaccgtcgtcgtcgtcgccagtGGTAGTTGCCGCTGACTCAACTGCGAAAGAAGCCAAGTTCCGGAGCCGGCGTGCCGCCGGGGCCGACGGGGAGTTCGTCTACGAGTGCAAGACGTGCGGCAAGTGCTTCCCGTCCTTCCAGGCGCTCGGCGGCCACCGCACCAGCCACAAGAAGCCACGCCTCCTCCTCCCGCCCACTACACCGCTTTCGTCTCCTCCAACCGACGAGAAGAAGCGGCCTTCGACGGCGTCACCGGCCGCGCACGCAACCGCTGATCCGACCGTGCTGGTGATCCCTGTCCCGGCGACGCCGCCCAAGCACGAAGTTGCCACAGCGACCGCTGTCACGAGCGGCGGGTCGAGGCAGCAGCAGCGGAGCAGGCTGCACGAGTGCACCATTTGCGGCGCCGAGTTCGGGTCCGGGCAGGCGCTCGGCGGGCACATGCGCCGGCACCGCCCGCTCGTGCCGGCCTCGTCGACGACAGACGACGTGGGGACGGTGGAGGTGATCGGCGGGAAGGAGAGAAGCCTCCTGGAGCTGGACCTCAACATGCCCGCGCCCTGCGACGACGCGCCCGCAGAGACGACGTCGGCGTTCCCGTTCCCCGTGAATGACAGGTCGGCGGCGGCGATTCTGTTCCCGGCGCCAGCGTCGACCTTGGTGGACTGCCATTACTAG